From a region of the Torulaspora globosa chromosome 7, complete sequence genome:
- the DCW1 gene encoding putative mannan endo-1,6-alpha-mannosidase (ancestral locus Anc_2.570), giving the protein MLWKGLLASLATCLACVEAVYLDLNDTASIKNASSLIAVGLMDYYTGLQYGQTIGMFSNPYYWWEAGGAWGCMLDYWYFMENDTYNEVVSQALLYQVGEHKDYVPLNQSTTEGNDDQAFWGIAAMTAAERNFTNPPAHQPQWLYLAQAVFNTMALRWDMSSCNGGLRWQIFMWNTGYDYKNSVSNGALFHLAARLARYTGNQSYVDWADRVYDWMYGVGLISNGTDKFVYDGVNIAHNCSGNLTKYQWTYNQGLILSGCAYLYNFTKDEKWGTRTFDYLNSSRVFFNNSVMFESACQGANTCNTDQRSFKAYFSRFLGTTAQLIPETRDQIMTWINTSALAAADSCSGGYDGHTCGINWFYGGWDSQYGLGEQMSALEIIVNTRALDRPPPYNATNGGSSVGDGAAGTEEIPTNLSPLDITAGSKAGAGIITCVIGISILSCALWLIL; this is encoded by the coding sequence ATGCTTTGGAAGGGATTGCTGGCCAGCTTGGCTACGTGTTTGGCTTGCGTTGAGGCGGTGTATCTGGATTTGAATGATACTGCGAGTATTAAGAATGCGAGTTCACTGATTGCGGTTGGGTTGATGGATTATTACACCGGATTGCAGTATGGTCAGACGATCGGGATGTTTTCTAATCCGTACTATTGGTGGGAGGCCGGCGGAGCTTGGGGATGTATGCTGGATTACTGGTATTTCATGGAAAACGACACCTACAATGAGGTTGTGTCTCAGGCTCTGCTGTACCAGGTTGGAGAACACAAGGATTATGTGCCGCTGAACCAATCTACCACGGAAGGTAACGATGACCAGGCGTTTTGGGGGATTGCGGCGATGACCGCAGCTGAGAGAAATTTCACGAATCCGCCAGCGCATCAGCCGCAATGGCTGTACCTGGCTCAGGCGGTGTTCAACACGATGGCGCTGCGCTGGGATATGAGCTCTTGCAACGGTGGGTTGAGATGGCAGATTTTCATGTGGAATACTGGTTACGATTACAAGAACTCTGTGTCGAACGGTGCGCTTTTCCACTTGGCTGCCCGACTGGCGCGGTACACCGGTAACCAAAGCTATGTAGATTGGGCCGACAGGGTTTACGACTGGATGTACGGTGTTGGGCTGATCAGCAATGGTACCGACAAGTTTGTTTACGACGGTGTCAACATCGCTCACAATTGTTCCGGAAACTTGACGAAATATCAGTGGACGTATAATCAGGGTTTGATCCTGAGCGGTTGTGCATACCTTTACAATTTCACCAAGGACGAGAAGTGGGGCACCAGAACCTTTGATTACCTGAACTCATCTCGCGTTTTCTTTAACAACAGCGTTATGTTTGAATCGGCATGTCAGGGCGCCAACACTTGTAATACGGATCAGAGGTCCTTTAAGGCCTATTTCTCCCGATTCTTGGGAACTACCGCTCAATTGATACCCGAAACGAGGGACCAGATCATGACATGGATCAACACATCGGCCctggcagcagcagactCCTGTAGTGGTGGTTACGATGGGCACACCTGCGGTATTAATTGGTTTTACGGTGGCTGGGACTCACAGTACGGCCTTGGTGAACAGATGTCTGCATTGGAAATCATAGTCAACACGAGAGCTCTGGATAGACCTCCACCTTATAACGCGACCAATGGCGGTTCTTCTGTGGGTGACGGTGCTGCAGGTACGGAGGAAATCCCGACGAACTTATCTCCATTGGACATAACTGCAGGTTCAAAAGCAGGAGCTGGGATCATCACATGCGTGATAGGTATTTCAATTTTGAGTTGCGCCCTATGGCTAATATTGTGA
- the UBC7 gene encoding E2 ubiquitin-conjugating protein UBC7 (ancestral locus Anc_2.569), with translation MSKTAQRRLLKEYQQLTKDSPPGILAAPKSEDNLFLWDCLIQGPPDTPYEGGVFNAKLEFPKDYPLSPPKLTFTPSILHPNIYHNGEVCISILHSPGDDPNMYELAEERWSPVQSVEKILLSVMSMLSEPNIESGANVDACILWRDNRPEFEKRVKSSILKSLGF, from the coding sequence ATGTCGAAGACCGCACAACGGAGATTGCTCAAGGAGTACCAGCAACTGACCAAGGACTCGCCACCGGGCATCCTAGCAGCCCCCAAATCGGAGGACAACCTGTTCCTGTGGGACTGTCTGATCCAGGGCCCTCCAGACACGCCCTACGAGGGGGGTGTGTTCAACGCCAAGCTGGAATTCCCCAAGGACTATCCGCTTTCGCCACCCAAGCTCACCTTCACCCCAAGCATCCTGCATCCCAACATCTACCACAACGGCGAAGTGTGTATTTCGATCCTGCATTCGCCAGGAGACGATCCCAACATGTACGAGCTAGCAGAAGAGAGATGGTCGCCCGTTCAGAGCGtcgagaagatcttgcTGAGCGTGATGAGCATGCTCAGCGAGCCCAACATCGAGAGCGGCGCCAACGTCGACGCCtgcatcctctggagaGACAACAGGCCCGAGTTCGAGAAACGCGTCAAGAGCTCGATACTCAAGTCGTTGGGCTTCTGA
- the MAC1 gene encoding Mac1p (ancestral locus Anc_2.568), whose product MDVVIRIKQSSTSEARCRLSSRSKRRLGWCWDARWVEAGEVPMIIYDGEKYACVSCIRGHRSSTCRHTSRMLVKVRSRGRHASLDIRKVIIVDTESQVTPDDNQQGGDSSESCDGAKECDKMNKQPILFLRTIRMQKAVLIDGKLKIIVEENGSGNDDEGKPSYKYVSEKEFLRQCSINLSSAGEGCRCSCKESQANGIKTENKQEVNKALRAGHPAELPAQSPDAAQNVSQTAVSDLSSQSFFKAKPMFELLTHRGLYLSTQCSCKEGNCPCATCLLHRNEDELNSYIQRSGVPLTNMGEAPVAHQTSVSCPNSCNCSAEECQCQDCLEHPTEIISFNRFVFFGILNVNLKRKTIINYKGRLIPSQFWWDFLKHQVPLMSENQLDNLEINSWFDKIVTTYDSQLIDTRNLHFDFANPMFGA is encoded by the coding sequence ATGGACGTCGTGATTCGTATCAAGCAAAGCAGTACATCAGAAGCTCGATGCCGACTGTCAAGTCGCAGTAAGCGACGATTGGGCTGGTGCTGGGACGCTCGATGGGTTGAGGCTGGCGAGGTACCGATGATTATCTATGATGGGGAGAAATACGCGTGCGTGTCGTGCATTCGGGGCCATCGGTCTTCCACTTGTCGACATACGAGCAGGATGCTGGTGAAGGTGCGTAGTCGCGGCAGACATGCGTCTCTGGACATTAGGAAGGTGATTATTGTGGACACGGAGTCGCAGGTTACGCCCGATGACAACCAACAGGGAGGCGACAGCAGCGAAAGCTGCGACGGGGCCAAGGAATGCGACAAGATGAACAAACAGCCGATTCTGTTCCTGCGAACGATTCGAATGCAAAAGGCCGTGCTGATAGACGGTAAGCTGAAGATTATAGTGGAGGAAAACGGTTCCGGgaatgatgatgagggaAAGCCGTCTTACAAGTACGTCTCCGAGAAGGAGTTTCTGAGACAGTGTTCTATCAATCTGAGCAGCGCCGGGGAGGGATGCCGGTGTTCATGCAAGGAATCGCAGGCGAACGGCATTAAAACAGAGAACAAGCAGGAGGTGAACAAGGCGCTGCGTGCCGGACATCCGGCGGAACTGCCGGCCCAGAGTCCAGATGCAGCGCAGAACGTTAGCCAGACGGCAGTTTCCGATCTTTCCTCTcagagcttcttcaaggcgAAACCGATGTTTGAGTTGCTTACTCATAGGGGCCTCTACCTGAGCACTCAATGCTCCTGCAAAGAGGGCAACTGTCCGTGTGCCACCTGCCTATTGCACAGAAACGAGGATGAGCTGAACTCTTACATTCAACGAAGTGGTGTGCCGCTCACCAATATGGGGGAGGCCCCGGTGGCGCATCAGACGAGCGTTTCCTGCCCGAATAGCTGTAACTGTTCAGCAGAGGAATGCCAGTGTCAGGACTGCCTGGAGCATCCTACAGAAATAATTTCATTCAATCGATTTGTCTTTTTCGGCATCCTCAATGTCAatctgaagaggaaaacTATAATAAACTACAAGGGCCGACTAATACCTTCGCAGTTCTGGTGGGATTTCCTGAAACATCAGGTGCCACTGATGTCCGAGAATCAATTGGACAACCTGGAGATCAATAGCTGGTTCGATAAAATCGTGACCACTTACGATTCGCAATTGATTGATACCCGTAATCTTCACTTCGACTTCGCCAACCCAATGTTTGGCGCCTAG
- the FMS1 gene encoding polyamine oxidase (ancestral locus Anc_2.567), whose product MSIQDKAVVIVGAGIAGLKAASRLYECGVKSCVVLEARNRIGGRLHTVEGYQGRKYDLGASWHHDTLRNNLFLEEAQLPPSENGPRFVFDDDQAILIDQDRGRVDMDPEMNLEILEEELSSYTDHEFHQKLGVADCSFYEMVMRYLFERRQFLTDDQIQYLPQVARFLELWHGVDWTILSAKDTYFGHIGRNAMVLNYDSVVARIASSFPSDWIKLTTEVHSIKRDGKVFVSTRNGEQFRCDHVIITIPQSVLSLSLKEGEPKELGRIAFEPPLRMPITKAFEKMHYGCLGKVIFEFEECQWSKERSRITTLANSNRDFVRKLRTINDFPQLLESLNEADRGKEQLEPWDHPHVFINLAKVTGVPSLVMLIQEPLTQFIETLGDKNIVFKFFESVLNKVMLTLGSGPVVNGMDKEIISTAGSPILRNIIVTNWSREPYSLGAYTACHPGDDPIDMVTALTAGQDDRIRFAGEHTIMDGAGCAYGAWESGKREADYVLANTSI is encoded by the coding sequence ATGAGTATACAGGACAAGGCAGTTGTGATTGTCGGAGCCGGTATTGCTGGGTTGAAAGCAGCTTCGAGGCTTTACGAGTGCGGCGTTAAGAGTTGTGTAGTGCTGGAGGCTCGGAATAGGATAGGTGGCCGGTTGCACACCGTGGAGGGTTATCAAGGTCGTAAATATGATCTTGGAGCTAGCTGGCATCACGATACTCTGAGAAACAATCTGTTTCTCGAAGAGGCGCAATTGCCACCATCAGAGAACGGCCCTCGATTTGTGTTTGACGATGACCAGGCTATTCTGATAGATCAAGATAGGGGGCGAGTAGATATGGATCCGGAGATGAACTTGGAGATCCTTGAAGAGGAATTGAGCTCGTACACAGATCATGAGTTCCACCAGAAACTTGGAGTGGCTGATTGCTCGTTTTACGAGATGGTGATGAGATACCTCTTTGAGAGGCGCCAATTTTTGACTGACGACCAGATTCAGTATCTCCCACAGGTCGCGCGGTTCTTGGAATTGTGGCATGGCGTGGACTGGACGATTTTGAGCGCTAAGGACACCTATTTCGGCCATATTGGCAGAAATGCAATGGTTTTAAATTATGATTCTGTAGTGGCGCGTATTGCCAGCAGTTTTCCATCTGACTGGATTAAATTGACGACGGAGGTGCATTCTATCAAGAGAGATGGTAAAGTCTTCGTCAGTACCAGGAATGGTGAGCAATTTCGGTGTGATCATGTTATAATAACTATACCGCAGAGTGTTTTAAGTCTGTCGCTAAAGGAAGGTGAACCTAAAGAGCTGGGTAGGATTGCTTTCGAGCCTCCTTTGCGGATGCCAATCACAAAGGCGTTTGAGAAAATGCACTACGGTTGCCTAGGGAAGGTTATatttgaatttgaagaatgccAGTGGTCCAAGGAAAGATCGAGGATAACGACTCTCGCAAACTCCAATAGAGATTTTGTCAGAAAACTAAGGACGATAAACGACTTCCCGCAGCTGCTCGAAAGTTTAAATGAGGCCGATAGGGGAAAGGAGCAGTTGGAACCGTGGGACCATCCACATGTGTTCATCAACTTGGCCAAGGTTACTGGAGTCCCCAGCCTCGTTATGTTGATACAGGAACCGTTGACGCAGTTCATAGAAACGTTAGGGGATAAGAACATCGtattcaagttctttgagagTGTTCTTAACAAGGTAATGCTGACGCTGGGCAGTGGCCCGGTCGTTAATGGTATGGACAAGGAAATCATCAGCACCGCTGGGTCGCCCATATTGAGAAATATCATTGTAACGAACTGGAGTCGTGAGCCTTATTCTCTCGGAGCTTACACGGCGTGCCATCCTGGCGATGACCCAATCGACATGGTGACGGCTTTGACGGCCGGCCAGGATGACAGGATCAGATTCGCTGGTGAGCACACTATTATGGATGGTGCTGGATGCGCTTATGGTGCGTGGGAGAGTGGTAAAAGAGAGGCCGATTACGTGTTGGCCAACACATCTATATAG
- the PRI2 gene encoding DNA primase subunit PRI2 (ancestral locus Anc_2.566), with protein MFRQSKKRASSRKNFSVSESGDGVSGHLILGSTSASEKKLYDSIYASKLSFYDLPPQGEITLDQFEVWAIDRLKILLEIESCVSRNKNMKEIETIIKPHLQKSMPFNTDNLEAKKKDYYSHFILRLCFCRSQDLREKFVRAETMLFRLRFNMLTSQDQIKFVQSLNLPSLQFISEEEKEKLKVQLYQTISPQLQFQLNLHDESQREAYFKQEKFIKLPFEDVIELVGNRQVFLRGGYAYLPQFQQLNLLASEFSSKLTQDLIITQRNLPQLNEDDRLLPILQHLSSGYTISDFQPDEYSKEAGDITAKSVYSADISQHYPLCVQNLFRGLKENHHLRYNGRQQLSLFLKGIGLSADEAMKFWTDAFTNGGHITVDKFNKDYRYNFRHNYGLEGTRIKYKPWDCRIILSKPRPARGEYHGCPYRDWSVEKLSMDLSHMNLTKTQISAVLDSCQKTEYTIACTQVFEYTHGSASSRPSDDQTHIAHPNLYFERSRLLQNQQPRPAAQESSS; from the coding sequence ATGTTTAGACAGAGCAAGAAGCgggcttcttcgagaaagaaTTTTAGCGTGTCAGAGAGTGGAGATGGAGTGTCTGGGCATCTCATCCTAGGATCTACGAGCGCAagcgagaagaagctttATGACAGCATTTACGCGTCGAAACTTTCGTTTTACGATCTGCCACCCCAAGGCGAGATCACTCTCGATCAGTTCGAGGTATGGGCGATTGACCGGTTGAAGATTCTTCTAGAGATTGAATCATGTGTGTCTAGAAACAAGAATATGAAGGAGATCGAAACGATCATCAAGCCTCATCTGCAGAAATCGATGCCTTTTAACACGGATAACTTggaggccaagaagaaggactaCTATTCGCACTTTATCCTGAGGTTGTGTTTCTGCCGGTCTCAAGACTTGAGGGAGAAATTCGTGCGGGCAGAGACGATGCTGTTCAGGCTAAGATTCAACATGCTGACGAGCCAGGACCAGATAAAGTTCGTGCAGTCGCTCAATTTGCCCTCTCTGCAGTTTATAagcgaggaggagaaggaaaagctgaaagtCCAATTGTACCAGACTATTTCGCCGCAACTGCAGTTTCAGCTGAATCTTCACGATGAGAGCCAGAGGGAGGCCTATTTCAAGCAGgaaaaattcatcaagctACCATTCGAAGATGTTATCGAACTGGTCGGGAACAGACAGGTATTCCTACGGGGCGGATACGCCTACTTACCTCAGTTCCAACAGTTGAACTTGCTTGCAAGCGAATTCTCCAGCAAACTGACCCAAGACCTGATTATCACGCAGAGAAACCTGCCCCAACTGAACGAGGACGACCGCTTGCTGCCGATCCTGCAACATCTGTCATCCGGCTACACAATCTCCGACTTCCAGCCCGACGAGTACTCCAAGGAAGCCGGCGACATAACCGCAAAGTCGGTCTACTCCGCCGACATAAGCCAGCACTACCCGCTCTGCGTCCAAAACCTGTTCCGCGGCCTCAAGGAGAACCACCACCTGAGATACAACGGACGTCAGCAGCTCAGTCTATTTCTGAAGGGGATCGGCCTCAGCGCCGACGAGGCCATGAAATTCTGGACAGACGCCTTCACCAACGGCGGCCACATCACCGTCGACAAATTCAACAAGGACTACCGCTACAACTTCCGACACAATTACGGCCTGGAAGGCACCAGGATCAAGTACAAGCCCTGGGACTGCCGCATCATCCTGTCCAAGCCCAGACCCGCCCGGGGCGAGTACCACGGCTGTCCCTACAGGGACTGGAGCGTCGAAAAACTCTCCATGGATCTCTCCCACATGAATCTGACCAAGACCCAGATCTCCGCGGTCCTAGACTCGTGCCAAAAGACAGAATACACAATCGCATGCACCCAAGTGTTCGAGTACACGCATGGCTCCGCTTCCTCTCGCCCATCCGACGACCAGACGCACATCGCGCATCCAAACCTGTACTTCGAAAGGTCCAGACTGCTACAGAACCAGCAGCCCCGGCCTGCAGCACAAGAATCCAGTTCCTAG
- a CDS encoding KilA-N domain-containing protein (ancestral locus Anc_2.564), giving the protein MEIAPSNGSSSESDSSGLLTGFENRTSNGKVLNSRLMTNAGVPDPVVAYKQWQYPGYGGTQHDVSRDAAAAQPVWYYYPPLQTGPVANGYQQQPYYYCNAAASQQQPQPQPQSLPQLQQGSSQYPRPKVYQFPGFQEPHQQQHQSQQPHVQQGPIASPNLSSTQQQFPLRQFTPSPAPYQVSNASMAPLGYPPPQPGYDPTAQLLSPPNAPASLARRPGAPLKQAGRRPVKQRDPLELPQESRMQSYDVTASSGQMTRPRVTTTMWEDEKTLCYQVEANGVSVVRRADNDMINGTKLLNVAKITRGRRDGILKAERIRHVVKIGSMHLKGVWIPFERAQAMAEREKIVDYLYPLFVKDIESVLKQPSSDMPEPLPPPMIPPQPAAMMLPPQQNRQEEDLTNPQPQLSYDLAPAWYGNLSNRPHTSPQSYRNTLSYGQYQNIASSSTTPPSFPAPAPLQPAFHQPLPPTGYQSDFALSNRTHDRGSATSISTSSSNASGPSALSSDPTTNPQSSRRETKADGHTPKNTTPGKLLTGIQPPQPNVDGSEDKIQDDKPKDV; this is encoded by the coding sequence ATGGAAATCGCACCATCGAATGGCAGCAGTAGCGAGAGCGACTCTAGCGGGCTGCTAACAGGGTTTGAAAATCGAACGTCGAACGGAAAAGTTTTGAATTCTCGGCTTATGACAAACGCTGGGGTACCGGATCCTGTGGTCGCATACAAGCAATGGCAGTACCCCGGGTATGGCGGGACGCAGCACGACGTTAGCAGAGATGCTGCTGCCGCACAGCCGGTGTGGTATTACTATCCACCTTTGCAAACGGGTCCTGTCGCCAACGGGTATCAGCAACAACCGTACTATTACTGcaatgctgctgcttcgcagcagcagccgcaGCCGCAGCCGCAGTCACTGCCGCAATTGCAGCAGGGCTCTTCGCAGTATCCAAGACCTAAGGTCTATCAGTTTCCTGGGTTCCAGGAGCCACATCAACAACAGCATCAATCACAGCAACCACATGTGCAACAGGGGCCCATTGCGAGCCCGAACTTGAGTTCCACTCAGCAGCAGTTTCCCCTGCGACAGTTCACTCCCTCACCGGCACCTTACCAGGTGAGCAACGCGAGTATGGCACCGTTAGGCTATCCGCCACCGCAGCCTGGCTATGACCCGACAGCGCAGCTTCTATCACCGCCTAACGCACCGGCTAGTCTGGCGAGGAGACCCGGAGCGCCTCTGAAGCAGGCGGGCCGCAGGCCCGTCAAACAGAGAGATCCGTTGGAGTTACCGCAAGAGTCACGAATGCAGTCTTACGACGTTACGGCGTCTAGTGGTCAGATGACGAGACCGCGGGTCACCACTACCATGTGGGAGGACGAAAAGACCCTGTGCTATCAGGTGGAAGCCAACGGCGTTTCTGTGGTACGCAGGGCGGACAACGATATGATCAATGGTACGAAGCTGTTAAACGTTGCAAAAATAACACGCGGCAGAAGGGACGGAATACTGAAAGCTGAAAGGATCAGACACGTTGTCAAGATAGGTTCCATGCATTTGAAAGGTGTTTGGATTCCTTTCGAACGCGCCCAAGCCATGGCTGAACGTGAAAAAATTGTAGATTATCTATACCCATTGTTTGTCAAAGACATCGAAAGCGTTCTGAAGCAACCTTCTTCCGATATGCCAGAACCTCTGCCCCCGCCAATGATCCCGCCGCAGCCAGCTGCCATGATGTTGCCGCCGCAACAGAACCgtcaagaggaagatctGACAAACCCACAACCTCAGCTTTCATATGACCTAGCGCCAGCGTGGTACGGTAACCTGTCGAATAGACCCCATACATCGCCACAATCTTATAGAAACACGCTATCCTACGGACAATACCAAAACATAGCGTCATCTTCCACCACACCTCCATCATTTCCAGCTCCTGCTCCCCTGCAACCGGCATTTCATCAACCGCTGCCTCCGACTGGGTATCAATCGGATTTCGCTTTAAGTAATAGAACGCATGATAGAGGATCTGCTACATCAATCTCCACCTCGAGCTCGAATGCGAGCGGTCCATCGGCCTTATCATCAGATCCGACTACGAACCCACAGTCGAGCCGGCGAGAGACAAAGGCAGACGGTCATACCCCAAAGAACACTACCCCTGGCAAATTACTAACTGGCATTCAACCACCACAACCGAATGTTGATGGTTCTGAAGACAAAATTCAAGATGACAAACCAAAAGATGTCTGA
- the SPC42 gene encoding Spc42p (ancestral locus Anc_2.563), translating to MNISPTPRRYASRSKAMAPDNAFLYSDPVDAGENVIKDRIIPEEYRLNSQMINRLIKQNKELITKIDAKQEEIDRLNILVGSLRGKLIKYTEMNKKLEDDLVQAGSRVSSRNMNENEQDYIQVPKRRTETKDNVTPHDDRINALSDKLDKLTKLVLQNAVPASSSPLQSPQPPVSVDNHRAVVSPSEEDIMCKESLELKQMEDQIDSLKRKLLIKRENELRKISLNQELLELMDRLSMQNPAEKERERNLNNESSLHNNSASPAYCAECHHHERNHNHVSSMRQTQPVAKKNPQIPASDPLETPTPLPKRAGLSQVDLNDTVNRIW from the coding sequence ATGAATATATCACCGACGCCAAGGCGCTACGCTTCACGTTCTAAGGCTATGGCTCCTGATAATGCCTTCCTATACTCAGATCCAGTCGATGCAGGGGAAAATGTTATCAAGGACAGGATCATCCCGGAAGAATATCGATTGAACTCACAGATGATCAACCGGTTGATTAAACAAAATAAGGAACTTATTACCAAAATAGACGCTAAGCAAGAGGAAATTGACAGACTAAACATACTAGTGGGATCTTTGAGAGGtaaattgatcaagtaTACCGaaatgaacaagaagctagAGGACGACCTTGTCCAAGCCGGCAGCCGTGTCTCTAGCAGGAACATGAACGAGAACGAGCAAGATTATATACAGGTACCCAAGAGGCGAACCGAGACTAAGGACAATGTGACGCCCCATGACGATCGAATCAACGCGTTAAGCGACAAGCTGGACAAGTTGACCAAATTGGTCTTACAGAACGCGGTACCAGCCTCATCGTCCCCATTACAGTCGCCGCAGCCACCCGTTTCGGTTGACAACCACAGAGCAGTTGTCAGTCCATCAGAGGAAGACATCATGTGCAAAGAGAGCTTAGAGCTGAAACAGATGGAAGATCAGATTGACTCCCTGAAGAGAAAGCTTCTAATAAAGCGAGAGAATGAGCTGCGCAAGATCTCCCTCAATCAAGAATTACTAGAGCTGATGGACAGGCTAAGTATGCAGAACCCAGCCGAAAAAGAACGGGAGAGAAATCTAAACAATGAGTCTTCTTTGCATAACAATTCAGCCTCGCCAGCATACTGTGCCGAATGCCATCACCACGAAAGGAACCACAACCACGTCAGTAGTATGAGACAAACACAACCTGTGGCCAAAAAAAACCCCCAAATCCCTGCCTCTGATCCTTTAGAGACACCAACTCCTCTACCGAAAAGAGCGGGGTTGTCCCAGGTCGATTTGAACGACACTGTAAATCGTATCTGGTAG
- the ERG5 gene encoding C-22 sterol desaturase (ancestral locus Anc_2.562) has translation MADISTDPVAQLHNATSALTGNETAAANFILFAVNYVKSLSYFKIFVSLMCVLLVWDQVSYQIKKGSIVGPKWKWYPFIGPFLESLDPKFEEYKAKWYSGDLSCVSIFHKFVIIASSRDLARKILQAPKYVKPCVVDVAVKILRPCNWVFLDGKAHTDYRRSLNGLFTKPALAQYLPSLEALMDKYMDKFVEISKKNNYEPQVFFHEMREILCALSLKAFCGDYITEDQVRKIADDYYLVTAALELVNFPIIIPFTKTWYGKKTADAAMKVFEQCAQMAKDHIAAAGKSICVMDAWVKLMHDAKHKNDEESRLFHREFTNKEISEAIFTFLFASQDASSSLACWLFQIVADRPDVLQKIREEQLAVRNSDMSTEMNIDLIDKMTYTNMVVKETLRYRPPVLMVPYVVKQSFPVTAHYTAPKGSMLIPTLYPALHDPEVYENPDEFIPERWEEGSPANAAKKNWLVFGCGPHVCLGQTYVMITFTALLGKFALYTDFKHKVTPLSEKIKVFATIFPKDDLLLSFKRRDPLTGQIVE, from the coding sequence ATGGCAGATATTTCTACTGACCCTGTGGCTCAATTGCACAATGCTACGAGTGCCTTGACGGGCAATGAGACTGCGGCAGCAAATTTCATTCTTTTTGCTGTAAACTATGTGAAATCGCTATCATACTTTAAGATTTTCGTGTCGTTAATGTGCGTCCTGTTAGTGTGGGATCAAGTTTCCTACCAAATAAAGAAAGGTTCCATTGTGGGTCCCAAATGGAAGTGGTATCCGTTTATTGGTCCTTTTCTAGAGTCGCTTGACCCTAAATTTGAGGAATATAAGGCTAAATGGTACTCAGGTGACTTGTCGTGTGTTTCCATTTTTCACAAGTTTGTTATTATCGCATCTTCTAGGGACTTGGCTAGGAAAATTCTGCAAGCACCAAAGTACGTGAAGCCTTGTGTGGTGGACGTTGCGGTCAAGATTCTGAGACCATGCAACTGGGTTTTCCTCGACGGTAAGGCCCATACGGACTACAGAAGATCCTTGAATGGTTTATTTACTAAACCAGCCTTGGCACAATATTTGCCATCTTTGGAGGCCTTGATGGACAAGTATATGGATAAGTTTGTTGAGATCTCTAAGAAGAACAACTATGAACCTCAAGTGTTTTTCCATGAGATGAGAGAAATCTTGTGTGCCTTATCCTTGAAGGCTTTTTGCGGAGACTACATTACCGAAGACCAGGTCAGAAAGATTGCTGATGATTACTACCTGGTCACTGCCGCACTAGAGTTGGTTAATTTCCCCATTATTATACCTTTCACTAAGACGTGGTACGGTAAGAAAACCGCTGATGCAGCCATGAAGGTCTTTGAGCAATGTGCTCAGATGGCAAAGGATCATATCGCTGCCGCTGGCAAATCTATCTGTGTGATGGATGCTTGGGTGAAATTGATGCACGACGCCAAGCAcaagaacgatgaagaatcaAGACTCTTCCACAGAGAATTCACCAACAAAGAGATTTCCGAAGCCATTTTCACCTTCTTGTTCGCCTCGCAGGATGCCTCGTCGTCGTTAGCCTGTTGGTTATTCCAAATTGTTGCTGACCGTCCTGATGTCTTGCAGAAGATCAGAGAAGAGCAATTGGCAGTCCGTAATAGTGATATGTCCACGGAAATGAACATTGACCTCATTGATAAAATGACTTACACCAACATGGTTGTTAAGGAGACTCTACGTTATAGACCACCTGTGTTAATGGTCCCTTATGTCGTTAAGCAAAGCTTCCCCGTTACTGCTCATTACACTGCACCAAAAGGTTCTATGTTGATACCAACTTTATATCCTGCTCTACATGACCCAGAAGTTTACGAAAATCCAGATGAATTTATTCCAGAGAGATGGGAAGAGGGATCCCCTGCTaatgctgcaaagaaaaacTGGTTGGTCTTTGGCTGCGGTCCACATGTCTGTCTCGGTCAGACTTATGTTATGATTACGTTCACGGCTTTGCTCGGTAAATTCGCTCTTTATACCGACTTCAAACATAAGGTGACCCCATTGAGTGAGAAAATCAAAGTGTTTGCCACAATTTTCCCGAAGGATGACCTACTACTTTCcttcaaaagaagagacCCATTGACCGGCCAGATAGTCGAATGA